The Sander vitreus isolate 19-12246 chromosome 5, sanVit1, whole genome shotgun sequence genome includes a region encoding these proteins:
- the LOC144517739 gene encoding dynamin-1-like, producing the protein MGNRGMEDLIPLVNQLQDAFASIGQNSSLDLPQIAVVGGQSAGKSSVLENFVGKDFLPRGSGIVTRRPLVLQLINCPTEYAEFLHCKGKKFIDFDEVRLEIEAETDRITGQNKGISPVPINLRVYSPHVLNLTLVDLPGMTKVPVGDQPADIEHQIKEMLMQFVTKDNCLVLAVSPANSDLANSDALKIAKEVDPQGLRTIGVITKLDLMDEGTDARDILENKLLPLRRGYVGVVNRSQKDIDGRKDITAALQAERKFFLSHPSYRHLAERMGTAYLQKILNQQLTNHIRDTLPGLRSKLQGQLLSIEKEVEEYKNFRPDDPSRKTKALLQMVQQFAVDFEKRIEGSGDQVDTYELSGGAKINRIFHERFPFDLVKLESDEKTLRKEISYAIKNIHGIRTGLFTPDMAFETIVKRLIAQIKEPCQKCVDMVINELVNTVRQCTQKLAQYPMLREEMERIVTQHIRDRESRTKDQVFLLIDIELAYMNTNHEDFIGFANAQQKSSQMSKKKAAGNQDEIMVIRKGWLTINNISIMKGGAKEYWFVLTAETLSWYKDDEEKDKKYMLPVDNLKLKDIEKSFMSSKHIFALFHNEHRNVYKDSRQLELASESQEEVDSWKASFLRAGVYPERTVDKEKVEAEEASSDGQIHSLDPQLERQVEIVRNLVDSYLSIIHRTVRDLIPKTIMHLMVNNTKEFIHSDLLANLYSCGDQNSLMEESQEQAQHRDEMLRMYHALREGLSLIGDISTSTITTPMPPPVDDSWLQVTGMPSGRRSPMSSPTPQRRAPPGPPRPGGRAAPGPPSRPAVSPDPGAPNVPSRPNRAPPPGVPSRPSKGSPAHGESPQSSVEY; encoded by the exons ATGGGGAACCGGGGGATGGAGGACCTGATCCCGCTGGTGAACCAGCTCCAGGACGCCTTCGCTTCCATCGGCCAGAACTCGAGCCTCGACCTGCCGCAGATCGCGGTGGTGGGCGGGCAGAGCGCCGGGAAGAGCTCCGTTCTGGAGAACTTCGTGGGGAA AGACTTCCTGCCGCGGGGGTCGGGGATCGTCACTCGGCGCCCGCTGGTGCTGCAGCTCATCAACTGTCCCACAG AGTACGCAGAGTTCCTGCACTGCAAAGGGAAGAAGTTCATCGACTTCGATGAAGTTCGTCTGGAGATCGAAGCGGAAACTGATCGGATCACCGGACAAAACAAAGGAATCAGTCCGGTCCCCATAAACCTACGAGTTTACTCCCCTcacg tgtTGAACCTGACTCTGGTGGATCTTCCCGGCATGACGAAGGTCCCGGTGGGCGACCAGCCGGCCGACATCGAGCACCAGATCAAAGAGATGCTCATGCAGTTCGTCACCAAGGACAACTGCCTCGTGTTGGCCGTTTCCCCCGCCAACTCCGACCTCGCCAACTCTGACGCTCTGAAGATCGCAAAGGAGGTCGACCCGCAAG GTCTGAGGACCATCGGTGTGATCACCAAGCTGGATCTGATGGATGAAGGAACTGACGCCAGAGACATTTTGGAGAACAAACTGCTTCCACTACGCAGAG GTTACGTCGGGGTGGTGAACCGCAGTCAGAAGGACATCGACGGGAGGAAAGACATCACAGCAGCTCTGCAGGCTGAGAGAAAGTTCTTCCTGTCGCACCCGTCATACCGACACCTGGCAGAACGCATGGGCACCGCCTACCTGCAGAAGATCCTTaaccag CAACTGACCAACCACATCCGGGACACGTTGCCGGGGTTACGCAGCAAACTGCAGGGCCAGCTGCTGTCCATCGagaaggaggtggaggaatACAAGAACTTCAGACCAGATGACCCGAGCCGAAAGACCAAGGCCCTGCTGCA gatggTGCAGCAGTTTGCGGTGGACTTTGAGAAGCGGATTGAAGGATCTGGAGATCAGGTGGACACCTACGAGCTGTCAGGAGGAGCCAAGATCAACCGCATTTTCCACGAACGCTTCCCCTTCGACCTGGtcaag ctggaGAGCGATGAGAAGACTCTCCGTAAAGAGATCAGCTACGCCATCAAGAACATCCACGGAATCAG GACGGGGCTGTTCACGCCTGACATGGCGTTTGAGACGATCGTGAAGCGTCTGATCGCTCAGATCAAAGAGCCGTGTCAAAAATGTGTCGACATGGTGATCAACGAGCTGGTCAACACCGTGAGGCAGTGCACACAGAAG CTGGCTCAGTATCCGATGCTCcgagaggagatggagagaatcGTCACCCAGCacatcagagacagagagagtcgCACCAAAGaccag GTGTTTTTGCTGATTGATATTGAGTTAGCCTACATGAACACAAACCATGAAGACTTCATCGGCTTTGCAAA cgcTCAGCAGAAGAGCTCTCAGATGAGCAAGAAGAAAGCAGCAGGAAACCAG GACGAGATCAtg gtgatcCGTAAAGGTTGGCTGACCATCAACAACATCAGCATCATGAAGGGCGGAGCTAAAGAGTACTGGTTCGTCCTGACGGCAGAGACACTGTCCTGGTACAAAGATGacgag GAGAAGGACAAGAAATACATGCTGCCAGTAGACAACCTGAAACTCAAAGACATCGAGAAGAGCTTCATGTCCAGCAAACACATCTTTGCCCTGTTCCACAATGAAcacag GAACGTGTACAAAGACTCCCGTCAGCTGGAGCTGGCCAGCGAGTCTCAAGAGGAGGTGGACAGCTGGAAGGCTTCTTTCCTACGCGCTGGAGTGTACCCTGAACGCACCGTG GATAAGGAGAAG GTGGAGGCGGAGGAGGCGAGCAGTGACGGGCAGATCCACAGTCTGGACCCTCAGCTGGAGAGACAGGTGGAGATCGTCAGGAACCTGGTGGACTCGTACCTGTCCATCATCCACCGCACGGTCCGGGACCTGATCCCCAAGACCATCATGCACCTGATGGTCAACAAc ACGAAGGAGTTCATCCACTCTGACCTGCTGGCTAATCTTTACTCCTGCGGAGACCAGAACAGCCTGATGGAGGAGTCCCAGGAACAg GCTCAGCACCGTGATGAGATGTTGAGGATGTACCACGCCCTGCGTGAGGGTCTGAGCCTCATCGGTGACATCAGCACCTCCACCATCACCACGCCCATGCCGCCGCCCGTCGACGACTCCTGGCTGCAGGTGACCGGGATGCCGTCGGGACGCAG GTCTCCCATGTCCAGTCCGACCCCCCAGCGTCGGGCTCCTCCTGGACCCCCCCGTCCCGGCGGACGAGCAGCCCCCGGCCCTCCATCTCGCCCCGCGGTGTCTCCAGATCCTGGAGCACCCAACGTGCCCTCCCGACCCAACAGAGCCCCCCCACCGGGAGTCCCcag